The following proteins are co-located in the Triticum aestivum cultivar Chinese Spring chromosome 1A, IWGSC CS RefSeq v2.1, whole genome shotgun sequence genome:
- the LOC123180622 gene encoding non-specific lipid-transfer protein 2, with translation MKYMGQLVVALLAFWAVVLMMAPAGVDAATCDALQLSPCAGAIVGNAAPTAVCCSRMKAQRPCMCQYAHDPNLKQYVNSPNGKKVLAACKVPVPSC, from the coding sequence ATGAAGTACATGGGGCAGCTGGTGGTGGCGCTCCTGGCCTTCTGGGCGGTGGTGCTGATGATGGCGCCGGCCGGCGTGGACGCGGCGACGTGTGACGCGCTGCAGCTGAGCCCGTGTGCGGGCGCGATCGTCGGGAATGCGGCGCCGACGGCGGTGTGCTGCAGCAGGATGAAGGCGCAGAGGCCGTGCATGTGCCAGTACGCGCACGACCCTAACCTGAAGCAGTACGTCAACTCCCCCAACGGCAAGAAGGTCCTGGCCGCCTGCAAGGTGCCCGTGCCATCATGCTAG